The Ornithinibacillus sp. 4-3 region GACGGAGAACAAGTGGCAATCTATTACTACCAGGAAGAATTGGGAGAGTGGCAGTTGACTGGAGGAACAAGAAAGAGGCAGAAAATCACAGCGATAGTATCTCATTTCTCTATGTACGGTGTATTTGTGAAAGAAGATGCAGAAGAAGAGTCTTCTTCAAATAAAGAAAACCAAGAAATTACAAAGCCTTCTATGAAGGAGAAAAACAAAAAGGAAGAAGTATCTTTTGCTGATAATAAGGAAGAGCAGTTATCAGGCGAGGAAGCTACTGAATCAAAGAAAGAAGCAGAAGAAGCCTCTTTGCCAAATACAGCAACCAATCAATATAACTGGCTGATTGTAGGTATTCTATTGATTATATTAGGAAGCAGTAGATGGGTTATACGAAGAAATACAACTCATAAAGAAGGATAACCTAATCAGATAGAGGATGTATGGAAGAAGGGTAGAATAATTAAAACCTAAACATTATCTCAATTTTTCGTAAGGAAATATTGAGATAATGTTTAGGTTTTTCTTTTACTTAAAAATTTCCTTCTAAATGTTAACCATCTGATTTTAATTATCTTGAATATGATAAATCACTTTCCAGTACTTCTTTCAGCACCTGAGCATGATTATGTTTTGTGTCCTTAGCGCTATATAATAAAATAAGCTGCTGGTTTTTTTGTAGATTCTGAAGCTGAGATAATTTTTCTAGTTTCTTCGTGTCATGTAATAATTCTTTCTTATATGCTATTTTGAAATCCGCAAATTTTTCTGGATCATGATTAAACCATTTCCTTAAAGTAGTTGTAGGTGCTATTTCCTTTGCCCATTCATCCAGATTTGCCACTTTTTTAGAGATTCCTCTGGGCCAGATTAAATCAACAAGCACTCGATAGCCTGGGACATCTGACTTTTCATAAATACGTTGTAATACAATAGACATCAAGCACACTGCCTTTCCAGTTCAACAAAAATTATCTTCTTTATTATTTTAAATATAGCATTGATGTACTACCATATCTATGAATGTTATTTATAAAAAGGAGTTTTTTTGTTGAAAACCATCTGATATGCTCTCTATCTTGTGGTTTTTAGTATACAAAAAAAGCTTCGTCAACTTATAATTAAAATAAGCTTAATGGAAGTATGAAAATGTGGAGGAATTTTGATGGCGGAAAGAGGAAGACCTAAAGGGGCAAGTGGAGAAGAAAGTCGAGCGTTGCTGTTAGAGATAGCAGCAAAAGAATTTGCACAGCATGGTTATCATGAAACAAAAGTAAGCTCGATTGTCAAAGGTGCATCATTAAGTCAGCCTACCTTTTATTTATATTTTAAAAATAAAGAAGCTATTTTTGAAGAATTAGAGGATTTGTTCCATATACAAATTATTGATTTTACGAAGAAAAGCCGTTTACAGCCTGAGCTAGAACCAAAGATTATAAAAGAACGTATTATTTATAATGTGGGACAATTATTAACGTTTCTTGCAAAAAATCCAGATTTAACAATGATTGGTTTTTATTTGTCAACAAAATCCGACGAAATTAAAGCACGAATGGTTAGAGAAACAAAAGATAACCTAGATTTTGAAGTAGAGGCTGGTTATTTTCGTAAAGATTTAGATACGTATATGATTGCAGAGGCCTTAATCGGTATAGTTGAACGATTAACATTTAT contains the following coding sequences:
- a CDS encoding DUF488 domain-containing protein — translated: MSIVLQRIYEKSDVPGYRVLVDLIWPRGISKKVANLDEWAKEIAPTTTLRKWFNHDPEKFADFKIAYKKELLHDTKKLEKLSQLQNLQKNQQLILLYSAKDTKHNHAQVLKEVLESDLSYSR
- a CDS encoding TetR/AcrR family transcriptional regulator; its protein translation is MAERGRPKGASGEESRALLLEIAAKEFAQHGYHETKVSSIVKGASLSQPTFYLYFKNKEAIFEELEDLFHIQIIDFTKKSRLQPELEPKIIKERIIYNVGQLLTFLAKNPDLTMIGFYLSTKSDEIKARMVRETKDNLDFEVEAGYFRKDLDTYMIAEALIGIVERLTFIQLLPGIKQPGEIAEFIVDLLLNGMLNEENNNQ